The following proteins are co-located in the Nitrospirota bacterium genome:
- a CDS encoding NADH-quinone oxidoreductase subunit C yields MEPLQLADKLRAQFPEDVLEVTEFRGQASVILKKDRIVEVCRWLRDEPELSLDHLRDITAVDWLGRKLPRFEVVYHLYSLKHRHMIRLKAQVSEEDCSIDTVTPLWSGAGWHERECYDLFGVVFTGHGDLRRILLPEDWEGHPLRKDYPTMGPPPEQEWPGFKEVLKKAETYKEFEWER; encoded by the coding sequence ATGGAACCACTTCAGTTAGCCGACAAGCTCAGGGCGCAGTTCCCCGAGGACGTCCTGGAGGTCACGGAGTTCCGGGGCCAGGCGTCCGTCATCCTCAAAAAGGACCGCATCGTGGAGGTCTGCCGGTGGCTCCGTGACGAGCCGGAGCTCTCCCTGGACCACCTCCGGGACATCACGGCGGTGGACTGGCTCGGCAGAAAGCTCCCCCGCTTCGAGGTCGTCTATCACCTTTACTCGCTCAAGCACCGGCACATGATACGCCTGAAGGCCCAGGTCTCCGAGGAGGACTGCTCCATCGACACGGTCACGCCGCTGTGGAGCGGGGCCGGCTGGCACGAGCGGGAGTGCTACGACCTCTTCGGGGTCGTTTTCACGGGACACGGAGACCTCAGGCGAATACTCCTGCCGGAGGACTGGGAGGGACATCCCCTGAGAAAGGATTATCCCACCATGGGCCCGCCTCCCGAGCAGGAGTGGCCGGGCTTCAAGGAAGTGCTCAAGAAAGCGGAGACGTACAAGGAGTTCGAATGGGAAAGGTAG
- a CDS encoding NADH-quinone oxidoreductase subunit J: MPEFFFFYHAIVITALSLLVVTRENPVHSVLFMLVLFFHIASLYLFLDAEFMAAVQIIVYAGAILVLFLFVVFLLNLRKEELSRKYIGSWPTGFVVGAGIFAVLALTLVHVTPGPSSTFSISYIEKVTNTRAVGTRLYTDYLFPFEVASVVLLVAIVGSITLAKKRLKS; this comes from the coding sequence GTGCCTGAGTTTTTCTTCTTCTACCACGCCATCGTCATCACGGCGCTGTCCCTCCTCGTGGTGACGCGGGAGAACCCGGTGCACAGCGTGCTTTTCATGCTGGTCCTGTTCTTCCACATCGCCAGCCTCTATCTGTTCCTGGACGCGGAGTTCATGGCCGCCGTGCAGATAATCGTGTACGCCGGTGCGATTCTCGTCCTGTTCCTCTTCGTCGTCTTCCTGCTGAACCTGAGGAAGGAAGAGCTTTCCCGGAAGTATATCGGTTCCTGGCCGACGGGTTTTGTCGTCGGAGCCGGGATATTCGCGGTCCTGGCCCTGACGCTGGTGCACGTCACGCCGGGGCCCAGCTCCACCTTCAGCATCTCCTATATCGAGAAGGTCACCAACACGCGTGCCGTCGGCACGCGGCTGTACACGGACTATCTCTTCCCCTTCGAAGTGGCCTCCGTGGTGCTGCTGGTGGCTATCGTGGGCTCCATAACCCTGGCGAAGAAACGCCTGAAATCATGA
- a CDS encoding diguanylate cyclase: MPEKTIFLIGPEPSSLRELLAAQGYQVRCFSSSQAALAALPEADLLILGRDHRELFEELTRAARGIPKLVVSADGSTRKLGPWLRQPLAFPVHEPSDKDILAYAARLLKEHAQMERAEQMRSSMTTMKEELAFFEQMNRVLTSSRDINEALCTIMRRVKDLTGAEAWSVLLADESSGDLVFEKTVGKMKRKIKKFRLKPGEGIAGWVAQKGVPAVVSDITKDPRFSKRVDRISHVNTRTVMSAPIVSQGKVLGVLELINKKKGDAFTERDLEILMKFVNQAALAVEKIALQQKLEELAITDDLTNLFNTRYLNRSIENEIQRSNRYNTSVSIIFMDIDHFKDINDTHGHLVGSKVLVEIGELLITELRSVDIVARYGGDEFVIVLPQTTLHNALAIAERIRKSVESGVFLVDGGYNLTITASFGVASYPESSRSKEELMRLADESMYNVKHRTRNGVYAII; the protein is encoded by the coding sequence ATGCCTGAGAAAACAATTTTTCTCATAGGGCCTGAACCCTCTTCCCTCCGAGAGCTCCTCGCGGCCCAGGGCTACCAGGTCCGGTGTTTTTCGTCCTCTCAGGCGGCGCTGGCCGCCCTGCCCGAGGCCGACCTCCTCATCCTGGGCCGGGACCACAGGGAGCTTTTCGAGGAGCTTACCCGGGCCGCCCGGGGAATCCCCAAGTTGGTCGTTTCCGCCGACGGCTCTACCCGCAAGCTCGGTCCCTGGCTCAGGCAGCCCCTTGCCTTCCCCGTACACGAGCCCTCGGATAAGGACATCCTGGCCTATGCGGCCCGCCTGCTCAAAGAGCATGCCCAGATGGAGAGGGCGGAGCAGATGCGCTCTTCCATGACCACGATGAAGGAGGAGCTGGCCTTCTTCGAGCAGATGAACAGGGTGCTGACCTCCTCGCGGGACATCAACGAGGCCCTCTGCACCATCATGCGCAGGGTCAAGGACCTCACGGGCGCGGAGGCCTGGAGTGTTCTGCTTGCCGACGAGAGCTCGGGAGACCTGGTCTTTGAGAAGACCGTAGGCAAAATGAAAAGAAAAATCAAGAAGTTCCGCCTCAAACCCGGTGAGGGCATAGCCGGCTGGGTGGCTCAGAAGGGTGTCCCCGCCGTGGTCTCCGACATCACCAAGGACCCCAGGTTCTCCAAGCGGGTGGACCGGATAAGCCATGTAAACACCAGGACCGTGATGAGCGCCCCCATTGTCAGCCAGGGCAAGGTGCTGGGGGTCCTGGAGCTCATCAACAAGAAAAAGGGAGACGCCTTCACGGAGCGGGACCTGGAGATACTCATGAAGTTCGTCAACCAGGCGGCCCTCGCGGTGGAGAAGATAGCCCTTCAGCAGAAGCTCGAGGAGCTGGCCATAACCGACGACCTCACCAACCTCTTCAACACCCGGTACCTCAACAGGAGCATCGAGAACGAGATACAGCGCAGCAACCGCTACAACACGAGCGTCTCCATCATCTTCATGGACATCGACCACTTCAAGGACATAAACGACACCCACGGGCACCTTGTGGGCAGCAAGGTCCTGGTGGAGATAGGCGAGCTTCTCATAACGGAACTGAGGAGCGTGGACATCGTGGCCCGGTACGGCGGGGACGAGTTCGTCATCGTGCTGCCGCAGACGACGCTGCACAACGCCCTGGCCATCGCGGAGAGGATTCGCAAGTCGGTGGAAAGCGGCGTCTTTCTTGTCGATGGGGGATATAATCTCACAATTACGGCGAGTTTCGGCGTCGCCTCCTACCCCGAGAGCTCTCGTTCCAAAGAGGAGCTGATGCGCCTTGCCGACGAATCCATGTACAACGTAAAACACCGGACACGAAACGGTGTTTATGCTATAATTTGA
- the nuoI gene encoding NADH-quinone oxidoreductase subunit NuoI gives MDFKKVVRTVFFIEILKGMALTLKTLFTRPVTLRYPEVPRQPKPGFRGLHALVREADGRERCIACGLCAAICPSQCISIHTGEAPDGRKVAERYEIEVLRCTFCAFCVEACPVGAVVLTEHFEYANYSRDDFWMTKEKLLQNWDTFMAGEKGREYLKRFWLPKATAFGGYEGQAVFRPKGKKEAAGA, from the coding sequence GTGGATTTCAAGAAAGTCGTCAGGACGGTCTTTTTCATAGAGATACTGAAAGGCATGGCCCTCACCCTCAAGACCCTGTTCACGCGGCCGGTGACCCTCCGCTACCCGGAGGTGCCCCGGCAGCCCAAACCCGGTTTCCGGGGACTGCACGCCCTGGTGCGGGAGGCAGACGGGCGGGAGAGGTGCATCGCCTGCGGCCTGTGCGCGGCCATATGCCCCTCGCAGTGCATCTCCATCCATACCGGCGAGGCCCCGGACGGGCGGAAGGTCGCCGAGCGATACGAAATCGAGGTGCTCCGCTGCACCTTCTGCGCCTTCTGCGTGGAGGCCTGCCCGGTGGGGGCCGTGGTCCTGACGGAGCATTTCGAGTACGCCAACTACAGCCGGGACGATTTCTGGATGACCAAGGAGAAGCTCCTTCAGAACTGGGACACCTTCATGGCGGGCGAGAAGGGCCGGGAATACCTCAAGAGATTCTGGCTGCCCAAGGCCACCGCCTTCGGCGGCTACGAGGGGCAGGCCGTCTTCAGGCCGAAAGGGAAAAAGGAGGCCGCCGGTGCCTGA
- the nuoH gene encoding NADH-quinone oxidoreductase subunit NuoH, which yields MDHVNIFEFLFPQGIFDLTIRILIILLEIALVLAAVMAHVAYATYFERKTIGHMQVRLGPNRVGWRGLLQPIADFVKLFFKEDIIPERADKPIFYVAPIISIFAGMSTLAVMPFFQGFAIANINIGLLYVLAMSSLGAYGVVMSGWASNSKYSFLGGLRSSAQVISYEIALGLSLVGVIIMAGSLNLADIVKAQEAYPTKAYVIPQFLGFFVFYVAALAETNRTPFDLPEAESELVAGYFTEYSGMRFALFFVAEYLGMIIMSIMGALCFLGGWNGPFAVPYVPFFWLLVKVYAFMFLYYWIRATVPRYRYDQLMGLGWKFLIPLALLNIVITATVKILV from the coding sequence ATGGACCACGTTAACATATTCGAGTTTCTCTTCCCCCAAGGCATCTTTGACCTCACCATCCGCATCCTCATCATCCTGCTCGAAATAGCCCTGGTGCTGGCCGCGGTGATGGCCCACGTGGCCTACGCCACCTACTTCGAGCGCAAGACGATAGGCCACATGCAGGTGCGCCTCGGCCCCAACCGGGTGGGCTGGCGCGGCCTCCTTCAGCCCATAGCGGACTTCGTGAAGCTGTTCTTCAAGGAAGACATCATTCCCGAGCGCGCCGACAAGCCCATTTTCTACGTCGCCCCCATCATCTCCATTTTTGCGGGCATGTCCACCCTGGCCGTCATGCCCTTTTTCCAGGGCTTCGCCATCGCAAATATAAACATCGGGCTCCTGTATGTTTTGGCCATGTCCTCCCTGGGGGCTTACGGCGTGGTGATGAGCGGATGGGCGTCGAACTCGAAGTACTCCTTCCTGGGAGGGCTCCGGTCCTCGGCCCAGGTGATAAGCTACGAGATAGCCCTCGGCCTGAGCCTCGTGGGGGTCATCATCATGGCGGGCTCCCTCAACCTTGCCGACATCGTCAAGGCCCAGGAAGCCTATCCGACAAAGGCCTACGTCATCCCGCAGTTCCTGGGCTTCTTCGTCTTCTACGTCGCGGCGCTGGCCGAGACCAACCGCACGCCCTTCGACCTTCCGGAGGCCGAGAGCGAGCTGGTGGCCGGCTATTTCACGGAGTACAGCGGCATGCGGTTCGCCCTTTTCTTCGTGGCCGAGTACCTGGGGATGATCATCATGTCCATCATGGGGGCCCTGTGCTTCCTGGGCGGCTGGAACGGGCCCTTCGCCGTGCCTTACGTTCCCTTCTTCTGGCTGCTCGTGAAGGTGTACGCTTTCATGTTCCTGTACTACTGGATCCGGGCCACCGTGCCCCGCTACAGGTACGACCAGCTCATGGGCCTGGGCTGGAAATTCCTGATACCCCTGGCCCTCCTGAACATCGTGATAACAGCCACGGTCAAGATACTGGTCTGA
- the nuoD gene encoding NADH dehydrogenase (quinone) subunit D, whose amino-acid sequence MGKVEETPSPAVETKELTVSVGPQHPATHGVLRVVLDLDGEKVVKCTPYVGYLHRGTEKLAEGKTYLNALPLSDRLDYISSMCNNVGYCVAVEKLLGVEVPERAKFIRTMCAEMTRISSHIIWFGTHVLDIGATTPFLYSFRDRERIMDLFEMLCGARLTVSYPRIGGVRNDVSQEFLDTLWQFTEEFPSKMDEYEVLIDQNRIWLQRTKGVGVLTAEEAVDWGMTGPMVRGSGVPFDIRKYEPYDAYDQVEFDVPTGTAGDVYDRYRVRMLEMRQSNRIIRQCIENLPRGPILAPDAPKFTLPAKDNVMKDMESLIHHFVLITKGPITAPQGEVYAATEVPKGELGFYFISDGTGRPYRMRLRSPSFVHASVLPKLSEGSLVADVIANIGTIDIVLGECDR is encoded by the coding sequence ATGGGAAAGGTAGAGGAGACCCCCAGCCCGGCCGTCGAGACCAAGGAGCTCACCGTCAGCGTCGGCCCCCAGCACCCCGCCACCCACGGCGTGCTCAGGGTGGTCCTGGACCTCGACGGAGAGAAGGTGGTCAAGTGCACCCCCTACGTGGGGTACCTGCACCGGGGGACGGAGAAGCTGGCGGAGGGCAAGACGTACCTGAACGCCCTTCCCCTCTCGGACAGGCTGGACTACATCTCCTCCATGTGCAACAACGTGGGCTACTGCGTGGCCGTGGAGAAGCTCCTCGGCGTGGAGGTCCCCGAGCGGGCAAAGTTCATCCGCACCATGTGCGCCGAGATGACCAGGATATCGAGCCACATCATCTGGTTCGGCACCCACGTCCTGGACATCGGAGCCACCACGCCCTTCCTTTACAGCTTCCGCGACAGGGAACGCATAATGGACCTCTTCGAGATGCTCTGCGGGGCCCGGCTCACGGTGAGCTACCCCCGCATCGGAGGCGTCAGAAACGACGTGAGCCAGGAGTTCCTGGACACGCTCTGGCAGTTCACCGAGGAGTTCCCGAGCAAGATGGACGAGTACGAGGTCCTCATAGACCAGAACCGCATCTGGCTTCAGCGCACCAAGGGAGTGGGCGTCCTCACGGCCGAGGAGGCCGTCGACTGGGGCATGACCGGGCCCATGGTCCGGGGCTCCGGCGTACCCTTCGACATCCGGAAGTATGAGCCCTACGATGCCTACGACCAGGTGGAGTTCGACGTGCCCACCGGCACGGCCGGGGACGTCTACGACCGGTACCGCGTCCGCATGCTGGAGATGAGGCAGTCCAACCGCATCATCCGGCAGTGCATCGAGAATCTGCCCCGGGGCCCCATTCTGGCCCCCGATGCGCCGAAGTTCACGCTTCCGGCCAAGGACAACGTGATGAAGGACATGGAGTCCCTCATCCATCATTTCGTCCTCATCACCAAAGGGCCCATTACCGCCCCGCAGGGCGAGGTATATGCGGCCACCGAAGTGCCCAAGGGCGAACTGGGCTTCTATTTCATCAGCGACGGCACCGGCAGGCCGTACAGGATGAGGCTGCGCTCCCCGTCCTTCGTGCACGCCTCGGTGCTGCCCAAGCTCTCCGAGGGCAGTCTGGTCGCCGACGTCATCGCAAACATCGGGACCATCGACATCGTTCTGGGGGAATGCGACCGCTGA
- the nuoK gene encoding NADH-quinone oxidoreductase subunit NuoK: MVPLQWYLLLSAAVFSIGVFGFLSRRNIILMFISVELMLNGVNISLVAFSHYMQDLRGQILSFFVIAVAAAEAALGLAIIIALFRNKETTYADEMTEMKG; encoded by the coding sequence ATGGTTCCTTTACAGTGGTACCTGTTGCTGTCGGCCGCCGTGTTCTCGATAGGGGTCTTCGGGTTCCTCTCCCGGAGGAACATCATTCTCATGTTCATCTCTGTCGAGCTCATGCTCAACGGCGTGAACATCAGCCTGGTCGCCTTCAGCCACTACATGCAGGACCTGAGGGGGCAGATACTGAGCTTCTTCGTCATCGCCGTGGCGGCGGCCGAGGCCGCCCTCGGCCTGGCCATCATCATCGCCCTTTTCCGCAACAAGGAGACCACGTACGCCGACGAGATGACGGAGATGAAAGGATAG
- a CDS encoding NADH-quinone oxidoreductase subunit A, with amino-acid sequence MPGTYIPSAYLPILIFMFVATAFGFGALLIGALFRPSRPYPEKLSPYESGNIPVGEPRQRFSVSFYVIAMLFVVFDVEAVFLYPWAIVFDKIGMYAYVEMILFIAILLVGYLYAWKKLAFSWD; translated from the coding sequence ATGCCGGGAACCTATATTCCATCGGCGTACCTGCCGATACTGATATTCATGTTCGTGGCCACGGCTTTCGGCTTCGGAGCCCTCCTCATAGGGGCCCTTTTCCGGCCGTCCCGCCCGTACCCGGAGAAGCTCTCCCCGTACGAATCGGGCAACATCCCGGTGGGTGAGCCGCGGCAGCGGTTCTCCGTGAGTTTCTATGTCATCGCCATGCTCTTCGTGGTCTTCGACGTGGAGGCGGTATTCCTTTACCCATGGGCAATCGTCTTTGACAAGATAGGCATGTACGCCTACGTCGAGATGATACTGTTCATCGCCATTCTCCTGGTCGGCTACCTCTACGCATGGAAGAAGCTGGCCTTCAGCTGGGATTGA
- the nuoL gene encoding NADH-quinone oxidoreductase subunit L has protein sequence MSAYQFIPFLPLLAFVINILFGRRYIRDKAHWVSVPLVVASWVLAVVTLFEVLGGARYNTDLYSWIVSGDFKASVGFLIDPLTVVMLFVVTSVSSLVHIYSVGYMHEDPGYYRFFAYLSLFTFSMLMLVMANNFLQLYLGWEAVGLCSYFLIGFWYQKKSAADAGKKAFIVNRFGDFGFGLGIILLFLTVGTVHYAPAFEAIEHVTGGVNFLGYHVSTVTMIALLLFCGAVGKSAQIPLHVWLPDAMEGPTPVSALIHAATMVTAGVFMVARTSPIFELSPAAMGVVAVTGGVTALFAATIALVQNDIKRIIAYSTVSQLGYMFLACGVGAYSAGIFHLYTHAFFKALLFLGAGSVMHAMGGELDIQKMGGLRKHMPATYWTFVIASLSIAGIPGFAGFFSKDDILWRAFASGGLGQFVWFLGAVTALLTAFYSFRIIFLAFHGTFRGTPEQEHHLHESPKVMTVPLVILAVGAAVAGYVGVPAILGGHERFAEFLAPVVGHPHGEGTHAVELTVMGISVLFGFGGIGIAYLMYLKRPELATWLGAKAGFVYNVLWNKYYVDEIYDALVVRPAFWVARTVIVGVSDGRVIEGIVNGVPRFIGNSSQLLRRVQTGRAQHYAAAMGLGLLAVIAIVFMW, from the coding sequence ATGAGTGCCTACCAGTTCATACCGTTTCTGCCCCTGCTGGCCTTCGTGATAAACATCCTCTTTGGAAGGCGCTACATCCGCGACAAGGCGCACTGGGTGTCCGTCCCCCTGGTAGTCGCCTCCTGGGTGCTGGCGGTCGTCACGCTCTTCGAGGTCCTGGGCGGAGCCCGGTACAACACGGACCTTTACTCCTGGATCGTCTCGGGCGATTTCAAGGCGTCGGTGGGCTTCCTCATCGACCCCCTCACCGTCGTCATGCTCTTCGTGGTCACCTCGGTGAGCTCCCTGGTGCACATCTACTCCGTGGGCTACATGCACGAGGACCCGGGCTACTACAGGTTCTTCGCCTACCTGAGCCTGTTTACCTTCTCGATGCTCATGCTGGTCATGGCCAACAACTTCCTGCAGCTTTACCTCGGCTGGGAGGCGGTGGGCCTCTGCTCCTATTTCCTCATCGGCTTCTGGTACCAGAAGAAATCGGCCGCCGACGCCGGCAAGAAGGCCTTCATCGTCAACCGCTTCGGCGACTTCGGCTTCGGCCTGGGCATAATCCTTCTTTTCCTCACCGTGGGCACGGTGCACTACGCCCCGGCCTTCGAGGCCATCGAGCACGTGACCGGAGGGGTGAACTTCCTGGGCTACCACGTCAGCACGGTGACCATGATAGCCCTGCTCCTGTTCTGCGGTGCCGTGGGCAAGTCGGCCCAGATTCCCCTTCACGTCTGGCTCCCCGACGCCATGGAAGGCCCCACGCCCGTCAGCGCGCTTATCCATGCCGCCACCATGGTAACGGCAGGCGTTTTCATGGTGGCCCGCACGTCCCCCATCTTCGAGCTCTCCCCCGCCGCCATGGGAGTCGTCGCCGTGACGGGCGGCGTCACGGCGCTGTTTGCCGCCACCATCGCCCTTGTCCAGAACGACATCAAACGCATCATCGCCTACTCCACGGTAAGCCAGCTCGGATACATGTTCCTGGCGTGCGGCGTGGGCGCGTACTCGGCGGGCATCTTTCATCTGTACACCCACGCGTTTTTCAAGGCCCTCCTCTTCCTGGGCGCCGGCAGCGTGATGCACGCCATGGGAGGGGAGCTGGACATCCAGAAGATGGGCGGGCTCAGGAAGCACATGCCCGCCACGTACTGGACGTTCGTCATCGCCTCCCTGAGCATCGCCGGCATCCCGGGCTTCGCGGGCTTCTTCAGCAAGGACGACATCCTCTGGCGGGCCTTCGCCTCCGGCGGCCTGGGGCAGTTCGTCTGGTTCCTGGGCGCCGTGACGGCCCTGCTGACGGCTTTTTATTCCTTCAGGATCATCTTTCTCGCCTTCCACGGCACCTTCAGGGGCACGCCCGAGCAGGAGCATCATCTGCACGAGTCGCCCAAGGTGATGACCGTGCCCCTGGTCATCCTGGCCGTGGGAGCGGCGGTGGCCGGCTACGTGGGCGTCCCGGCCATCCTGGGAGGGCACGAGCGGTTCGCGGAGTTTCTGGCCCCTGTGGTGGGGCATCCTCACGGCGAGGGAACCCACGCCGTGGAGCTCACCGTCATGGGGATTTCCGTACTGTTCGGGTTCGGGGGCATCGGCATTGCCTACCTCATGTACCTGAAGAGACCGGAGCTCGCAACGTGGCTCGGCGCAAAGGCCGGGTTCGTTTACAACGTGCTGTGGAACAAGTACTACGTGGATGAAATATACGACGCCCTCGTGGTGCGCCCCGCCTTCTGGGTGGCCCGCACCGTCATCGTGGGCGTTTCCGACGGAAGGGTCATCGAGGGCATCGTCAACGGCGTGCCCCGGTTCATCGGCAACTCAAGCCAGTTGCTGAGAAGGGTTCAGACGGGACGGGCGCAACATTACGCCGCCGCCATGGGCCTGGGGCTTCTGGCCGTCATCGCCATCGTATTCATGTGGTAG
- a CDS encoding NADH-quinone oxidoreductase subunit M has protein sequence MNSVGYPILTIVIFLPVVGAAAILLLKRSSETRIKSTALVFSIATFLAALPLFTHFDKTTHEMQFVESHAWISAMNVYYALGVDGLSVLFVLLSAVITITCVMVSWNAITKHTKEFYSSLLLIEAAMIGVFCSLDFFLFYIFWEAMLIPMFLLIGVWGGPRRIYSAIKFFLYTLVGSVLMLVGIIVLHWYSGGTFDIRELSRMNFPYGMQLWLFWAFFAAFAVKVPMFPVHTWLPDAHTEAPTAGSVILAGILIKMGAYGFLRFSLPLFPDAALAMTPIMIVLSIIAIIYGGIVCLAQTDLKRLIAYSSVSHMGFVTLGIFALNIQGVEGGILQMINHGVVTGALFLAVGMIYERTHTREIKDYGGVATVLPVYAGLFMVLTLASIGLPGLNGFIGEFLIILGGFTYSGWAGALAATGIIIGAAYMLWLYQRIFFVDTNPKVEGLGDLDLREILTLAPMVVLIFWIGVYPNAFLSFMHPTVAHLLERVHGEPVSVAQTFLGLIR, from the coding sequence ATGAACAGCGTAGGCTATCCAATTCTGACAATCGTCATATTCCTCCCGGTGGTGGGAGCGGCCGCCATCCTTTTGCTGAAGCGCTCCAGCGAAACGCGGATAAAGTCCACGGCCCTCGTCTTCAGCATCGCGACCTTCCTGGCGGCCCTGCCCCTTTTCACCCATTTCGACAAGACGACGCACGAGATGCAGTTCGTGGAGAGCCACGCATGGATTTCCGCGATGAACGTGTACTACGCCCTCGGGGTGGACGGCCTGAGCGTTCTTTTCGTGCTCCTGTCGGCCGTCATCACCATCACCTGCGTGATGGTTTCCTGGAACGCCATCACGAAGCACACGAAGGAGTTCTACAGCTCTCTCCTGCTCATCGAGGCCGCGATGATAGGCGTTTTCTGCTCGCTGGACTTCTTCCTCTTTTACATCTTCTGGGAGGCCATGCTCATCCCCATGTTCCTTCTCATCGGCGTATGGGGAGGGCCCCGGCGGATCTATTCGGCCATCAAGTTCTTCCTCTACACCCTGGTGGGAAGCGTCCTCATGCTGGTGGGCATCATCGTCCTGCACTGGTATTCCGGGGGCACCTTCGACATACGGGAGCTCTCCCGGATGAACTTTCCCTACGGCATGCAGCTCTGGCTCTTCTGGGCCTTCTTCGCGGCCTTTGCCGTCAAGGTGCCCATGTTTCCGGTGCACACCTGGCTGCCGGACGCCCACACGGAGGCGCCCACGGCGGGCAGCGTCATCCTGGCGGGCATCCTCATCAAGATGGGGGCCTACGGCTTCCTCAGGTTCTCCCTGCCGCTTTTCCCCGACGCGGCCCTTGCCATGACGCCCATAATGATCGTCCTGTCCATCATCGCCATCATATACGGCGGCATCGTCTGCCTCGCCCAGACCGACCTGAAGCGGCTCATCGCCTACAGCTCGGTGAGCCACATGGGGTTCGTCACCCTGGGCATCTTCGCCCTGAACATCCAGGGCGTGGAAGGGGGCATCCTTCAGATGATAAACCACGGCGTCGTCACCGGCGCCCTCTTCCTTGCGGTGGGGATGATTTACGAGCGCACCCATACCCGCGAGATAAAAGACTACGGCGGGGTGGCCACCGTGCTTCCCGTCTACGCGGGGCTTTTCATGGTCCTGACCCTCGCTTCCATCGGCCTGCCGGGCCTGAACGGGTTCATTGGAGAGTTTCTGATAATCCTGGGAGGGTTCACCTACAGTGGATGGGCGGGCGCGCTGGCGGCCACGGGCATCATCATCGGAGCGGCCTACATGCTCTGGCTCTACCAGCGCATCTTCTTTGTGGACACGAATCCCAAGGTGGAGGGGCTCGGCGACTTGGACCTCCGGGAGATCCTCACGCTCGCGCCCATGGTCGTCCTGATATTCTGGATAGGCGTGTACCCCAACGCTTTCCTGAGCTTCATGCACCCCACCGTGGCCCATCTCCTAGAGAGGGTTCACGGAGAGCCGGTCTCCGTGGCCCAGACCTTCCTGGGCCTTATCCGGTAG